The following is a genomic window from Amaranthus tricolor cultivar Red isolate AtriRed21 chromosome 10, ASM2621246v1, whole genome shotgun sequence.
tttgaaaaaggattgaGGCATAAAATTGTAGAAATCTTTTTGGCTATTTGATTAATAGAGCTaatttgtttgaaaattttggttggTGAATTACATGACAGTCTAAGAACTTGTTAAAACCTCATTTTTCATGGGAGACATCCTCTTTGTGGCTTATTAATTTTCCTTATTCCCTAATCTAGTATTGCATTTCACAATAGTGTTTGACTGTTTGGTACTATTATTAAGGGTGAATAAAGTTACGGGATATGGAGCGTCTTTTGACTAAAAATTGCAAATTATGGTACATGTAGAATTAGAAATTGAAAATGTGTAGAAAGGTGGGGAAGTAGGAATTAGTTGAGAAAAACGAGGTTATAGTAATTGGAgagattttaaaaatatttaaagaagGTGGAATCATTAATCGGCGTTTACATTTTAGGAAATCCTGAGAATTATTGTGGGATCCATGTAGATTATTGATTGTTCCAGTTGTATGTGGGGGACAAGTCCATTTACGTTGTCAAATGACAAACGAATGTGATGTTTCTTAACAGtaactaatattttaaacttataTTAAGGTAGAAAAGTAGAAAAACCTGACAATACAAATGAGATGATGACCTGGCCCGCTCTTGCCTGACTTAGTGTGGGGATAACTCTGGCTCGACTTCCATGTTTTTCACCAGTTTATTAGCTGTGGGTAAGGCCAATTGCTTTGGCTTGGGTCGGGGTCAATTCTGCCTTCTTCTTTGTTTCAATTTTCTACTTCGATACGTggattttgattcaaaattgaTATGAAGTTTTGACTTTATTGAAGTAGAAAATGTTGCTAAAACAAAATTTTGGCTGTaaatttacatttaattttGGCCTGGACAAGATCTAGTATTGTTCGGGACTTGGTCATAAGCATACTGCTAGTGCTTGGATGCTGTTGCGATCATTAAGCGGCTGCACAACCCCTGTTATGGTGAAGGATGGTTTACCTTGAAAGCTTTAGAATGTGTCGAGGCAGTTGATATTTTGCAATGTAATCATCGGTCAAAGCTAACTTTGATGAAGCTTGAGGGATCAACGACCCTGCTTTTTTTCGATTTTGCCCTACTTATACTAAATTGTTCCTTTGAAATTAGCAAGGAAGTCGTGCATTATTAGACTCTTTTGTGCGCTCTTGAGTTTATTTTGACTATCCTTTTTGCAGATGAAGTCTTATGTTTGGCTTCAAACTGCTGATGGCTCAATTCAACAAGTAGAAGAGGAGGTTGCAATGTTTTGTCCTATTATATGCCGAGAAATACTTCATAAAAGCATGGGATCTTCTAAATTAAATGCTATAGTACTTCCAGAGCGGGTTAATCCGGCTACCCTGGGTTTAATTCTGGACTATTGTCGATTTCATCAAGTGCCTGGTCATTCTATTAAGGTTTGTTTTATTGCTTAATATAATTTCTTcttatctttgttttttttttttattaaatttaatttaactagtggttataattgaagaACATCTAAGGTTCCATACTCAAGTTTTTACTTAAACATATTCTCATCTTTGTCTGGCCTAGGAGCGGAAGGCATTTGATGATAAGTTTATCCGATTAGATACTAAAAAGTTGTGTGAGTTAACATCGGCTGCTGATAGCCTTCAGTTAAAACCCTTGGTTGATCTGACAAGCCGTACACTAGCTCGAATAATTGAAGGAAAGACTCCAGAGGAGATACGTGAGATATTCAATTTGCCTGATGATCTCACAGAGGTTATTTTTTGTTGGTAGCGAAATTGGTGTGTAAATGATGTGGCACCAATCATGTTCACGTAAGGTTTTCATTCTGACAGGAAGAGAAGTTGGAGCCTTTAAAAAATGTGACAGATGATCCTCGCATTCGACTACTGAATcggttatatgctagaaagaGAAAGGAATTGAAAGAACGAGAACAAAAGAAGGTGCTTGATATTGCTACGTTTATTTTTTCACAAGTTTCAGTTATTGTTTTTTGAGATGCTGATATGGTAGGTTAAGTAGGCGCTTCATGTACAAACTTATAATGAGTAACACAATAGAGTGACCTTAACATATCATTGCCTCGATGCAACTTTTGTGCTTCCGCCTATTGAGGTACCAAACTaccttatgttttttttaaggcAATATGATGTATATTTCAAGTAGTCTATCTTGATGCACAATTCAAATTGATCCCTTGGAGAGTCCAATTCTTTTGGATGATGGAGATGATGCTATATGTGTAT
Proteins encoded in this region:
- the LOC130825166 gene encoding SKP1-like protein 21 isoform X2, which produces MLQMKSYVWLQTADGSIQQVEEEVAMFCPIICREILHKSMGSSKLNAIVLPERVNPATLGLILDYCRFHQVPGHSIKERKAFDDKFIRLDTKKLCELTSAADSLQLKPLVDLTSRTLARIIEGKTPEEIREIFNLPDDLTEEEKLEPLKNVTDDPRIRLLNRLYARKRKELKEREQKKNIEVGEEHVDERSVDDLLSFINGGEKESKGAKSGKSKKKNRRKKTNMKASTNNGNGDHKEANGISHLCDNGKTNDGLVLDSGPSSEFLDCMSPFSAKLDFDDGYIDDDLDPAMKEKLDREVEDFARILNADWPDRMQEILSLGPGRRLAPISINGNGSSQRYTGLQRR
- the LOC130825166 gene encoding SKP1-like protein 21 isoform X3 codes for the protein MKSYVWLQTADGSIQQVEEEVAMFCPIICREILHKSMGSSKLNAIVLPERVNPATLGLILDYCRFHQVPGHSIKERKAFDDKFIRLDTKKLCELTSAADSLQLKPLVDLTSRTLARIIEGKTPEEIREIFNLPDDLTEEEKLEPLKNVTDDPRIRLLNRLYARKRKELKEREQKKNIEVGEEHVDERSVDDLLSFINGGEKESKGAKSGKSKKKNRRKKTNMKASTNNGNGDHKEANGISHLCDNGKTNDGLVLDSGPSSEFLDCMSPFSAKLDFDDGYIDDDLDPAMKEKLDREVEDFARILNADWPDRMQEILSLGPGRRLAPISINGNGSSQRYTGLQRR